Within the Paramormyrops kingsleyae isolate MSU_618 chromosome 2, PKINGS_0.4, whole genome shotgun sequence genome, the region CTTGGGGGGGACGTTCTCGGGCCGGCTGGACCAGTCAGCCACCTTGTCAGGACCCTTCATCAGCAGGATGTCCTCGTCCCGCTCCTTGTCCAGAGCTTCTTCTTCTACCTGCAGTACCAAAGACATCAGAAAGGTAGACAGTGGGATGGGGACCCCTACTGGTGGGTGGACTCTGGGACAGGTGTGCCGAACGCCCCTACCTGGCTGTCTCTCCTGCTGGGCATCTCGACGTCGAAGGTAATCTGACCCTCATTCCGGTCGGGACTATGGGGTCGGGGGGGACTGAGAAACAAACATGTGTCACTCAAAATAGCGGGGGGAGGATATCACGACCCACACATACACCTGTCCTGCacagcatttacatttaatacCATTTTTATCCGACACAGCATTTTATAtctgaaataaaataactgtaGGAAAAACAAGTAGTGCATTAATTTACTTTTCAAATTGACTTTCCTAGTAGATCACAGCATTATGAGGATGTTTTAGAcgtcttttttcatggtttAAAAACACTATTACATCTACCTATTTTCATGGCTATTTACATCTTGTTTTAATAAGCAAATTTCTAATAAATCAGACTTTGTATTCTGCTGTTTTTTATTCCCCCAGTAAGAATTCACTCAGCTAAGTGACTCACACATACGATCCAGGTGAGTGTCAGAGGCGCAGTGGCCGCGCCTCCTGTCCTGCAGGCTGGAGACTCCGTCTGACATACCTGCCACAGGAGGAGCTGCTCTGGCTCGACTCGTGCTGCGCGTCCAGCAGGATCTTCTCCATGTCGCCGTTGTGGATGGAGGAAGACGAGGGCACGTGCTCCAGACCCCCGCCCAGGCCCTcttcctgctcctcctctgCTATGCTAACAGGAGCCTCTCCCACATTCCCGTTGCCTGGGACGGCGACTGTCAGCGGCacattggccagcagggggccacTGGCTGCAGTGTTCCCGTTCATTTCCAGCTCAACCCAGGACCCTGTGGCAAACAAATGGCAGCAGGTTTGCAGTGACCTAGAGTCAGTATTTTCCACACTGACCGGCACATCGTCCAGTGCCCGCGGCATTCTCATATTCAGGTGTCAAAAAACACTTACAGTACTTGagaccccccatccccctccccatgtAATACACCACTGAAAGACAACTGGGAGCTTGTCCCACTGCAAATCCGCACTTGGGACGGGGAGTGGCAACTGGATGCATAGCGCAGTGTGTTTGCGGGAGAAGGCCCACGTGAACATCAGCTGAGATACCCTGCCTGGCACTgtcccagagaggcagagctgAGAAACGTGTGGAAGCATATCCGCACTATGGCTGCCATAGCAGCTGACACTCAGTAGGGTGCAAGCCAACTAGGGCACCTGCACCTCTCTTTAAAGTCAACAAGAAAACACTCAAGCTGTCACCTTTGAAATTAGTACGAGGGTAACGTCGTACCCTTTACTAAACCCCAGCTAAAATATCAATATAACTATGAACATACTAGACtgaatatatttgcatgtaaatgtatattaaattgggtgtgggtgtgcatgtgttttaATAAAAGGGCTTGTATGGATAATTATTTTATAGACTTTAAATCTGCTAGACGACCGCTGGCTCATTAAGTTTCCGCACCGATGACTTGTCAGTTTACATAATTATGTGGTGGACTGCTCAACTGCCATATCCAGGCTAATTTGGTGTGCCGTGAAAATGGGCAGGACTGACTTGAAGGCAAAGTCTACAAAGATGGCAGCTGTGAATTCAAGCCATCTGACTGCAATTTGGTTTCCCTTAAACTTCAATAGATTTATAGTCATATTTCAATAGACTATTGGTTTTATTCTAGTCTTATGCAGTTATGAAGTGTGAAATGCTTAGAGCAGCTTCTTCAGTTACCAGATGGACTTTGGCCATGGGGTCTGGTGGTGGTCCTCTATAACTCCTTCCAGTGAGCAAGAACCAGTATGTCTTAGAACATG harbors:
- the bnip3la gene encoding BCL2 interacting protein 3 like a — protein: MSAAAAAQQNNNDEPGLNGSWVELEMNGNTAASGPLLANVPLTVAVPGNGNVGEAPVSIAEEEQEEGLGGGLEHVPSSSSIHNGDMEKILLDAQHESSQSSSSCGSPPRPHSPDRNEGQITFDVEMPSRRDSQVEEEALDKERDEDILLMKGPDKVADWSSRPENVPPKEFHFRHPRRSLTLSMRKTGAMKKGGIFSAEFLKVFIPSLLLSHILALGLGVYIGKRLTTPSTSSF